From the Hevea brasiliensis isolate MT/VB/25A 57/8 chromosome 15, ASM3005281v1, whole genome shotgun sequence genome, one window contains:
- the LOC110642147 gene encoding protein phosphatase 2C 29, translating into MGSGFSSLFPCFKPGTNRTQHEQPDLIFTASEPLDETLGHSFCYVRSSNRFVSPTPSDRFVSPSHSLRFSPSRAATVSETRPGLPETGFKSISGASVSANASTPRTVLQLENIYDDAFDSSGFAAGVTGGGVRDSIVNVEGFESTASFRALRLQPVPPGGEGFFMSGPIDEGALSGPLDTNSGTDSSGRIHFSAPLGGTYMKKKRRNGISGIKKALYRNLSEKKRPWVVPVLNFVNRKETSGTGEEREKHDESNVQWALGKAGEDRVHVVVSEEQGWLFVGIYDGFNGPDAPEFLMGNLYRAVYNELQGLFWDLEEPDEASNVASTIVVESDNTTNSSLERNGKDYGEGSIGEAESNLVNLENVAKDDSSKETGAEKDGDGTIGGIESSSGPHERAKRVTFQSEGIEITQRRRLWEFLAEDDAEDGLDLSGSDRFAFSVDDAISVGNAGSAVSRRWLLLSKLKQGLSKRRENNIFPWKFGLERREEKVESSRVEERVLKRKRKVGPVGHDLVLRALSRALEMTELAYLDMTDKVLDTNPELALMGSCLLVVLMRDEDVYVMNVGDSRAIVAQYEPEDVGSCVDGSGLTMEGLTEGPAQAMRLTALQLSTDHSTSIEEEILRIKTEHLDDSQCIVNDRVKGRLKVTRAFGAGFLKQPKFNDAVLEMFRNEYIGTAPYISCMPSLCHHRLCPRDQFVVLSSDGLYQYLTNQEVVSHIESFMEKFPDGDPAQHLIEELLSRAAKKAGMDFHKLLDIPQGDRRKYHDDITVMVISLEGRIWKSSGKYP; encoded by the exons ATGGGAAGTGGTTTCTCCTCCctcttcccttgcttcaaaccggGGACTAACCGGACCCAACACGAACAACCCGACTTGATCTTCACTGCCTCTGAGCCGTTGGATGAAACCCTAGGTCACTCTTTCTGCTACGTTCGATCCTCTAACCGCTTCGTCTCTCCCACTCCCTCCGATCGATTTGTCTCTCCTTCTCACTCCCTGCGTTTCTCTCCTTCCCGGGCTGCAACCGTTTCCGAGACCCGACCCGGATTGCCTGAGACTGGGTTTAAGTCCATTTCCGGCGCTTCTGTTAGTGCCAACGCTTCGACGCCTAGAACTGTACTCCAACTTGAGAATATTTACGATGATGCCTTTGACAGTAGTGGGTTTGCTGCTGGTGTTACTGGTGGTGGAGTGAGGGACAGTATTGTGAACGTGGAGGGGTTCGAAAGCACGGCGTCGTTCAGGGCTTTGCGGTTGCAACCGGTGCCGCCTGGCGGAGAGGGGTTCTTCATGTCGGGTCCCATTGACGAGGGTGCTCTATCCGGTCCACTCGACACGAACTCGGGGACCGACAGTAGCGGGCGGATACACTTCTCGGCGCCGCTTGGTGGCACGTATATGAAAAAGAAGCGAAGGAATGGCATTTCTGGGATTAAGAAGGCATTATATCGGAACTTATCGGAGAAGAAACGGCCGTGGGTGGTGCCGGTGCTGAATTTCGTGAACCGCAAAGAGACTTCGGGAACCGGAGAGGAGAGGGAGAAACATGATGAGAGTAATGTGCAGTGGGCGTTAGGGAAGGCGGGAGAGGATCGGGTCCATGTGGTTGTGTCGGAGGAGCAGGGTTGGTTATTTGTTGGGATTTATGATGGGTTTAACGGCCCTGACGCGCCTGAATTCTTGATGGGGAATCTCTATAGGGCTGTGTATAACGAACTTCAAGGGTTGTTTTGGGACCTTGAAGAGCCTGACGAGGCAAGTAATGTAGCATCAACAATTGTAGTGGAAAGTGACAATACGACTAACTCATCACTAGAAAGAAACGGTAAAGATTATGGGGAGGGTTCAATCGGTGAAGCAGAATCGAATTTAGTTAATTTAGAAAATGTAGCTAAAGATGATTCGTCAAAGGAAACGGGTGCTGAAAAGGACGGGGATGGTACAATTGGCGGAATTGAATCGAGCTCGGGGCCTCATGAAAGGGCAAAGAGGGTAACGTTTCAATCAGAGGGGATAGAGATTACACAGAGAAGACGATTATGGGAATTCCTTGCTGAGGATGATGCAGAAGACGGGCTTGATCTTTCAGGGTCTGATAGATTTGCCTTTTCTGTTGATGATGCAATTAGTGTTGGCAATGCGGGGTCTGCAGTCAGTAGAAGGTGGTTATTGCTGTCAAAACTGAAACAAGGGTTGTCAAAACGTAGGGAGAATAATATTTTTCCATGGAAATTTGGATTGGAGAGAAGAGAGGAGAAGGTGGAGAGTAGTAGAGTGGAGGAGAGGGTTTTGAAGAGGAAGCGGAAGGTAGGACCTGTTGGTCATGATTTGGTTTTGAGGGCATTATCAAGAGCGCTAGAAATGACTGAGCTAGCATACTTGGATATGACCGATAAGGTGCTGGATACAAACCCAGAGTTAGCATTGATGGGTTCGTGCTTATTGGTGGTGTTGATGAGGGATGAGGACGTGTATGTGATGAATGTGGGTGATAGCAGGGCAATCGTGGCACAGTATGAGCCAGAAGATGTTGGTTCTTGTGTGGATGGTTCCGGGTTGACCATGGAGGGGCTAACTGAGGGTCCTGCTCAAGCAATGAGGTTGACTGCATTGCAGCTGTCCACTGATCACAGCACAAGCATTGAAGAA GAAATCTTAAGAATCAAGACTGAACACCTTGATGACAGCCAGTGTATTGTCAATGATAGAGTGAAAGGTCGTCTTAAGGTTACCAGAGCATTCGGAGCAGGATTTCTCAAACAG CCCAAATTTAATGATGCAGTGTTGGAGATGTTTCGGAATGAGTATATTGGTACTGCACCATATATATCCTGCATGCCTTCTCTCTGTCACCATCGACTGTGTCCAAGAGATCAATTTGTAGTCCTCTCATCTGACGGACTATATCAGTATCTGACCAATCAGGAAGTGGTTTCTCATATTGAGAGTTTCATGGAGAAGTTTCCAGATGGAGACCCAGCGCAGCACCTGATAGAGGAGCTTCTTTCTCGCGCAGCCAAGAAAGCTG GGATGGATTTCCATAAATTACTAGACATACCACAGGGAGATCGACGGAAGTACCATGATGACATTACTGTTATGGTGATATCTCTTGAAGGAAGAATCTGGAAGTCATCAGGAAAGTATCCTTGA